In the genome of Rhodamnia argentea isolate NSW1041297 chromosome 3, ASM2092103v1, whole genome shotgun sequence, one region contains:
- the LOC115726903 gene encoding 2-methylene-furan-3-one reductase-like, with product MQKAWFYEEYGSKEVLKLGDFPLPTPHHNQIIVQVRAAALNPIDFKRRQHPIFPSDFPVVPGCDMAGVVVAKGTGVTKFDLGDAVYGNIQDFNAPGKLKQLGTLAEFIAVEETLVAMKPQNLSFEEAASLPLAVQTAIEGFVTADFKEGQTVFIVGGAGGVGTLAVQLAKHFYNASYVVATCSSPKVEFVKKLGADKVIDYTNTKYEEIEEKFDFLYDTIGDCKNSFVVAKDDAPIIDITWPPSHPRAVYSSLTVSGENLEMLRPCLENGKLKAIIDPTGPYAFSDVIEAFRYLETGRARGKVIISPFPTENAPSFASRKLGSNQMPQRVAVGVSVC from the exons ATGCAGAAAGCTTGGTTTTATGAAGAGTATGGAAGTAAGGAAGTTCTCAAGCTGGGGGACTTCCCTCTTCCTACTCCCCACCATAATCAAATAATCGTCCAAGTTCGAGCTGCTGCTTTAAATCCTATTGATTTTAAAAGACGCCAGCATCCCATCTTTCCTTCAGACTTTCCT GTGGTTCCAGGCTGTGACATGGCAGGTGTGGTGGTGGCGAAAGGCACTGGTGTCACCAAGTTTGATTTAGGCGATGCAGTTTATGGGAATATTCAGGATTTCAATGCTCCTGGAAAGCTGAAGCAGCTCGGGACACTGGCAGAATTTATTGCGGTGGAGGAGACCCTGGTGGCAATGAAGCCCCAGAACCTGTCATTCGAGGAAGCCGCGAGTTTGCCATTAGCTGTTCAGACTGCAATCGAAGGGTTTGTAACAGCAGATTTTAAAGAGGGACAGACAGTCTTTATTGTTGGAGGTGCAGGTGGTGTTGGGACTTTAGCTGTTCAGCTGGCCAAGCACTTTTACAATGCTTCCTATGTTGTGGCAACATGTAGCTCACCAAAGGTGGAATTCGTCAAGAAACTGGGTGCCGACAAAGTTATCGACTACACGAATACCAAGtatgaagaaattgaggagAAATTTGACTTTCTTTATGATACCATCG GGGACTGCAAGAACTCCTTTGTAGTGGCTAAGGATGACGCTCCAATCATTGACATAACCTGGCCTCCATCACATCCAAGGGCAGTCTATTCAAGCTTGACGGTTTCTGGAGAAAACCTGGAGATGCTTAGGCCTTGTTTAGAGAACGGAAAGCTTAAGGCCATCATCGATCCTACCGGACCTTATGCATTTTCAGATGTCATTGAAGCATTTCGATACTTAGAAACCGGAAGGGCTCGAGGAAAAGTCATCATTTCTCCGTTCCCCACAGAGAATGCTCCATCGTTCGCCTCACGCAAGCTTGGAAGCAACCAAATGCCGCAAAGGGTTGCTGTAGGGGTATCTGTCTGCTGA